In one Haemophilus parainfluenzae genomic region, the following are encoded:
- the dxs gene encoding 1-deoxy-D-xylulose-5-phosphate synthase → MNNYPLLSLINSPEDLRLLNKDQLPQLCQELRSYLLESVSQTSGHLASGLGTVELTVALHYIFKTPFDQLIWDVGHQAYPHKILTGRRDQMSTIRQKGGIHPFPWREESEFDVLSVGHSSTSISAGLGIAVAAERENAGRKTVCVIGDGAITAGMAFEALNHAGSLHTDMLVILNDNEMSISENVGALNNHLARIFSGSLYSTVRDGSKKILDKVPTVKNFMKKTEEHMKGVMFSPESTLFEELGFNYIGPIDGHNIDELIATLSNMRDLKGPQFLHIKTKKGKGYEPAEKDPIGFHGVPKFDPTSGQLPKSNTKPTYSKIFGDWLCEMAEQDDKLVGITPAMREGSGMVEFSERFPQQYFDVAIAEQHAVTFAAGLAIGGYKPVVAIYSTFLQRAYDQLIHDVAIQNLPVLFAIDRAGIVGADGQTHQGAFDLSFMRCIPNMIIMTPSDENECRQMLYTGYKCGKPAAVRYPRGNAIGVELTPLAELEIGRSKMVRQGEKIAILNFGTLLPAALSVAEKLNATVVDMRFVKPIDEARILEVANTHDVIVTLEENAIQGGAGSAVSEVLNSHGKTTALLQLGLPDIFIPQGTQQEALAEIKLDEKGIEEQIIAFIKG, encoded by the coding sequence ATGAACAACTATCCTCTTTTATCCTTAATTAATTCGCCGGAAGATTTGCGTCTTTTAAATAAAGATCAGCTTCCGCAGCTTTGTCAGGAGTTACGGAGTTATCTGTTGGAGTCTGTTAGTCAAACCAGCGGTCATTTAGCATCGGGTCTTGGCACCGTTGAATTAACCGTTGCGCTACACTACATTTTTAAAACCCCTTTTGATCAATTAATTTGGGATGTGGGCCATCAAGCTTATCCACACAAAATTTTGACGGGTCGTCGTGATCAAATGTCCACTATTCGTCAAAAAGGCGGTATTCACCCCTTCCCTTGGCGTGAAGAAAGTGAATTCGATGTATTAAGTGTTGGTCACTCTTCCACTTCAATCAGTGCAGGACTGGGTATTGCTGTTGCGGCAGAACGTGAAAATGCAGGTCGCAAAACTGTTTGTGTGATTGGTGATGGTGCAATCACTGCAGGTATGGCATTTGAAGCCTTAAACCATGCGGGTTCTTTGCATACTGATATGTTGGTCATTTTAAATGATAATGAAATGTCGATTTCTGAAAATGTCGGTGCATTAAATAATCACCTTGCACGTATTTTCTCTGGTTCCTTATATTCAACGGTCCGTGACGGCAGTAAAAAAATCTTAGATAAAGTACCAACTGTTAAAAACTTTATGAAGAAAACCGAAGAGCACATGAAAGGTGTAATGTTCTCGCCAGAAAGTACGCTTTTTGAAGAACTCGGTTTTAACTATATCGGGCCAATTGACGGGCATAATATTGATGAATTAATTGCTACTTTAAGCAATATGCGCGATCTCAAAGGACCGCAATTCTTACACATCAAAACTAAAAAAGGAAAAGGTTACGAGCCTGCAGAAAAAGACCCAATTGGTTTCCATGGCGTACCAAAATTTGACCCAACAAGCGGCCAACTTCCTAAATCAAATACCAAACCAACCTATTCAAAAATCTTTGGTGATTGGTTATGTGAAATGGCGGAACAAGACGATAAATTAGTCGGTATTACACCTGCAATGCGTGAAGGTTCTGGCATGGTAGAGTTTTCAGAACGATTCCCGCAACAATATTTTGATGTGGCCATCGCCGAACAACATGCTGTCACCTTTGCGGCAGGCCTTGCAATTGGCGGTTATAAACCGGTCGTGGCAATTTATTCTACCTTCTTACAACGTGCTTATGATCAGCTTATTCACGATGTCGCCATTCAAAACTTACCAGTTCTTTTTGCCATTGACCGAGCTGGTATTGTAGGTGCTGATGGTCAAACTCACCAAGGTGCGTTTGATTTAAGTTTTATGCGTTGCATTCCGAATATGATCATCATGACACCAAGTGATGAAAACGAATGTCGTCAAATGCTTTACACCGGTTATAAATGTGGTAAACCTGCTGCGGTACGTTATCCACGTGGAAATGCAATCGGCGTAGAATTAACCCCACTTGCTGAATTAGAAATTGGCCGTTCCAAAATGGTTCGCCAGGGTGAAAAAATCGCGATTCTGAATTTTGGCACACTCTTACCTGCTGCTTTATCTGTAGCAGAAAAACTCAATGCGACTGTTGTCGATATGCGCTTTGTGAAACCAATTGATGAAGCTCGTATTCTAGAAGTGGCGAATACTCATGACGTCATTGTGACATTGGAAGAAAATGCGATTCAAGGTGGTGCAGGCTCTGCTGTTTCAGAAGTGCTAAATTCTCATGGAAAAACAACCGCACTTTTACAACTTGGTTTACCTGATATCTTTATTCCGCAAGGAACACAACAAGAAGCCCTTGCTGAAATTAAATTAGATGAAAAAGGGATTGAAGAGCAAATTATTGCCTTTATAAAGGGCTAA
- the rplT gene encoding 50S ribosomal protein L20 → MARVKRGVIARARHKKVLKAAKGYYGARSRVYRVAFQAVIKAGQYAYRDRRQRKRQFRQLWIARINAAARQNGLSYSKFINGLKKASVEIDRKILADIAVFDKVAFAALVEKAKSAL, encoded by the coding sequence ATGGCTCGTGTAAAACGTGGTGTTATTGCAAGAGCACGCCATAAGAAAGTTCTTAAGGCTGCTAAAGGTTATTATGGTGCACGTTCACGCGTGTATCGCGTTGCTTTCCAAGCGGTGATCAAAGCTGGTCAATACGCATATCGTGACCGTCGTCAACGTAAACGTCAATTCCGTCAATTATGGATTGCTCGTATCAACGCTGCGGCTCGTCAAAATGGTTTATCTTACAGTAAATTTATCAACGGCTTGAAAAAAGCGTCAGTTGAAATCGACCGTAAGATCCTTGCTGATATCGCTGTATTCGACAAAGTAGCGTTCGCTGCATTAGTTGAAAAAGCAAAATCTGCACTTTAA
- the infC gene encoding translation initiation factor IF-3, with protein sequence MKTVKKAPAANRPNRINDEIRVKEVRLIDQDGEQAGIVSIQQALEMAEQAALDLVEISPNAEPPVCRIMNYGKFLYEKSKTAKEQKKKQKVVQVKEIKFRPGTDEGDYQVKLRSLIRFLEDGDKAKITVRFRGREMAHQDIGLDVLERVKNDLADISVVESAPGKLEGRQAVMVLAPKKK encoded by the coding sequence ATCAAAACCGTAAAAAAAGCTCCGGCAGCTAACCGCCCGAATCGCATTAACGATGAAATTCGAGTAAAAGAAGTTCGTTTGATTGACCAAGATGGTGAACAAGCGGGGATTGTATCAATTCAACAGGCCTTAGAGATGGCAGAACAAGCAGCGCTTGATTTAGTTGAGATCAGTCCGAATGCCGAACCACCGGTTTGTCGTATTATGAACTACGGCAAGTTCCTCTATGAAAAGAGTAAAACTGCAAAAGAACAGAAGAAAAAACAAAAAGTCGTACAAGTGAAGGAAATTAAATTCCGTCCAGGTACAGACGAAGGTGACTACCAAGTTAAATTACGTAGCTTAATTCGTTTCTTAGAAGATGGTGATAAAGCGAAAATTACCGTACGTTTCCGCGGTCGTGAAATGGCTCACCAAGATATCGGTTTAGACGTATTAGAACGCGTTAAAAACGATTTGGCTGACATTTCAGTAGTGGAATCTGCACCGGGTAAATTAGAAGGTCGCCAAGCGGTAATGGTGTTAGCACCTAAGAAAAAATAA
- the ispA gene encoding (2E,6E)-farnesyl diphosphate synthase encodes MSYQFGTELKQVQDRINQFLANQFEEIDSYNAPLRDAMKYGLLLGGKRVRPFLVYATGKMLGAETTALDYAAAAIEAIHAYSLIHDDLPAMDNDELRRGQPTCHIAFDEATAILAGDALQTFAFEILTEAPSLSAEQKLQLVKVLAQASGVQGMCLGQSLDLISEHKQVNLAELELIHRNKTGALLTAALKLGFICSPHFENKELEQQLERYSQAIGLAFQVQDDILDIEGDSAEIGKPVGSDLDLDKSTYPKLLGLEGAKQKAQELYQTALHELDNLPFDTTALRALAEFIVNRKS; translated from the coding sequence ATGAGTTATCAATTCGGCACTGAACTTAAACAAGTTCAAGATCGCATTAATCAGTTTTTAGCCAATCAATTTGAAGAAATTGACTCTTATAATGCCCCTTTGCGTGATGCCATGAAATATGGCTTATTGCTAGGCGGCAAACGCGTTCGTCCTTTCCTTGTCTATGCAACGGGTAAAATGCTGGGGGCAGAAACAACAGCTTTAGATTACGCGGCAGCAGCCATTGAAGCTATTCATGCTTATTCTTTAATCCATGATGATTTGCCTGCCATGGACAACGATGAACTTCGTCGTGGTCAACCAACTTGTCATATTGCTTTTGATGAAGCTACTGCCATTTTAGCTGGCGATGCGTTACAAACTTTTGCCTTTGAAATTCTTACTGAAGCCCCTTCTCTTTCTGCAGAACAAAAATTGCAATTAGTGAAAGTCTTAGCTCAAGCATCTGGCGTACAAGGCATGTGTTTAGGGCAAAGTTTAGATTTAATTTCTGAGCATAAACAAGTTAATTTAGCCGAATTAGAACTTATTCATCGCAATAAAACTGGTGCGTTGCTAACAGCTGCATTAAAACTGGGTTTTATCTGCTCTCCTCACTTTGAAAACAAAGAATTAGAGCAACAACTAGAACGTTATTCACAAGCTATTGGTTTAGCTTTCCAAGTGCAAGATGACATTTTAGATATTGAAGGCGACAGTGCGGAAATCGGTAAACCGGTGGGATCTGATTTAGATTTAGATAAAAGTACTTATCCAAAGCTGCTAGGGTTAGAGGGCGCGAAACAAAAAGCCCAAGAACTCTATCAAACCGCCTTACATGAATTAGACAATTTACCTTTTGATACCACTGCATTGCGTGCATTAGCTGAATTTATTGTCAATCGTAAAAGTTAA
- the thrS gene encoding threonine--tRNA ligase yields MPIITLPDGSKREFDRPVSVLEVAQDIGAGLAKATIAGRVNGERRDACDIINEDANLEIITAKDEDGLEIIRHSCAHLLGHAIKQLFPDVKMAIGPTIENGFYYDVDLDRSLTQEDIDAIEKRMLELAKTNYDVIKTPVSWQEARDTFEKRGEPYKMAILDENIERTATPALYHHEEYIDMCRGPHVPNMRFCHNFKLMKVAGAYWRGDSKNKMLQRIYGTAWADKKQLAEYLTRLEEAAKRDHRKIGKALDLYHMQEEAPGMVFWHNDGWTIFRELETFVRTKLKEYDYQEVKGPFMMDRVLWEKTGHWQNYGDLMFTTQSENREYAIKPMNCPGHVQIFNQGLKSYRDLPIRMAEFGSCHRNEPSGSLHGLMRVRGFTQDDAHIFCTEDQIESEVTSCIKMVYDIYSTFGFQNIQVKLSTRPEKRIGADDMWDRAEAGLAAALAHNGLEYEIQEGEGAFYGPKIEFALRDCLDREWQCGTIQLDFALPGRLNASYVAEDNDRRTPVMIHRAILGSIERFIGIITEEYAGFFPAWLAPVQAVVMNITDSQADYVQKVVKQLSDAGLRVKADLRNEKVGFKIREHTLRRVPYMLVCGDKEIAEGKVAVRTRKGADLGTFTIEEFAEILKSQVRQRELKLLGEE; encoded by the coding sequence ATGCCTATTATTACTTTACCGGACGGTTCTAAACGTGAATTTGATCGTCCAGTTTCTGTGTTAGAAGTGGCTCAAGATATCGGAGCCGGTCTTGCCAAAGCAACCATCGCTGGCCGTGTAAACGGTGAACGTCGTGATGCCTGTGACATCATCAATGAAGATGCTAACCTTGAAATTATTACAGCAAAAGATGAAGACGGTTTAGAAATTATTCGTCACTCTTGCGCACACTTGCTCGGTCACGCAATCAAACAATTATTCCCAGATGTCAAAATGGCAATCGGTCCAACGATTGAAAACGGCTTCTATTATGACGTGGATTTAGACCGTTCTTTAACGCAAGAAGACATTGATGCGATTGAAAAACGTATGCTTGAATTAGCGAAAACCAATTATGACGTCATCAAAACTCCGGTAAGCTGGCAAGAAGCAAGAGATACTTTTGAAAAACGCGGCGAGCCATACAAAATGGCTATTTTAGATGAAAACATCGAACGTACCGCAACGCCTGCGCTTTATCATCATGAAGAATACATTGATATGTGTCGTGGGCCACATGTACCGAATATGCGTTTCTGCCACAATTTCAAATTAATGAAGGTTGCAGGTGCGTACTGGCGTGGTGATAGCAAAAATAAAATGTTACAACGTATCTACGGTACGGCTTGGGCAGATAAAAAACAATTAGCAGAATACTTAACTCGCTTAGAAGAAGCGGCAAAACGTGACCACCGTAAAATCGGTAAAGCGTTAGATTTATATCATATGCAAGAAGAAGCACCAGGTATGGTCTTCTGGCATAACGATGGTTGGACAATTTTCCGTGAATTGGAAACCTTCGTACGTACAAAATTAAAAGAATACGATTATCAAGAAGTGAAAGGTCCGTTCATGATGGACCGTGTGTTATGGGAAAAAACAGGTCACTGGCAAAACTACGGCGATTTGATGTTTACTACACAATCAGAAAACCGTGAATATGCGATTAAACCAATGAACTGTCCAGGACACGTTCAAATCTTTAACCAAGGTTTAAAATCTTACCGTGATTTACCAATCCGTATGGCGGAATTTGGTTCTTGCCATCGTAACGAACCATCTGGTTCTTTACACGGTTTAATGCGTGTACGTGGCTTCACTCAAGATGATGCCCACATTTTCTGTACTGAAGACCAAATTGAAAGTGAAGTAACCAGCTGTATTAAAATGGTTTACGACATTTACAGCACGTTCGGTTTCCAAAATATTCAGGTGAAATTATCTACTCGTCCTGAAAAACGTATTGGTGCAGATGATATGTGGGATCGTGCAGAAGCGGGTCTTGCGGCAGCATTAGCGCATAACGGTCTTGAATATGAAATTCAAGAAGGCGAAGGTGCATTCTACGGCCCGAAAATTGAGTTTGCATTACGTGACTGTTTAGATCGTGAATGGCAATGCGGTACTATCCAATTAGACTTTGCATTACCTGGTCGTTTAAATGCGTCTTATGTGGCAGAAGACAATGACCGTCGTACACCGGTTATGATTCACCGTGCGATTTTAGGTTCGATTGAACGCTTCATCGGTATCATTACTGAAGAGTATGCAGGTTTCTTCCCTGCATGGTTAGCACCAGTTCAAGCGGTTGTGATGAATATTACTGATAGTCAAGCTGATTACGTGCAAAAAGTCGTGAAACAACTATCTGATGCTGGATTACGTGTTAAAGCAGATTTACGTAATGAGAAAGTCGGCTTTAAGATCCGTGAACACACCTTACGTCGCGTACCTTATATGCTCGTTTGCGGTGATAAAGAAATCGCTGAAGGCAAAGTGGCTGTACGTACCCGTAAAGGTGCAGATTTAGGCACTTTCACGATTGAAGAGTTTGCTGAAATCTTAAAATCCCAAGTAAGACAACGTGAGTTGAAATTGTTGGGTGAAGAGTAA
- the rpmI gene encoding 50S ribosomal protein L35 — MPKIKTVRGAAKRFKKTASGGFKRKQSHLRHILTKKTTKRKRHLRHKSMVAKADQVLVVACLPYA; from the coding sequence ATGCCTAAAATTAAAACAGTACGTGGTGCTGCTAAGCGTTTCAAAAAAACAGCTTCTGGCGGTTTCAAACGTAAACAATCTCACTTACGTCATATTTTGACTAAAAAGACAACTAAACGTAAACGTCATTTACGTCATAAATCAATGGTTGCGAAAGCAGACCAAGTTTTAGTAGTAGCTTGCTTACCATACGCATAA
- a CDS encoding D-hexose-6-phosphate mutarotase has translation MTAQTQQLIPELTLEHINEIPVLILNHPVGLARIALQGAQLLNWQPKGAEQDIFWLSEIESFTQGVAIRGGVPICYPWFGGVKQPSHGTARLRLWQLSDYDLQANKVRLEFSLFSGYGVIEAKMKMEFTDKCTMTLTHLGQEPAQAALHSYFNIGDISQIEVQNLPNRCYDSLQGKYTEVPATRRIEQGVDCIYSLEENKTLLVDKTFNRRIQITHHHADSIVLWNPWEKTPSAMQPEGYRTMVCIETARLEKLLQFGESISAEISALTTDI, from the coding sequence ATGACAGCTCAAACTCAACAATTAATACCAGAATTAACGTTAGAACATATCAATGAAATTCCTGTTTTAATTTTAAATCACCCAGTAGGATTGGCTCGAATTGCACTACAAGGGGCACAGCTATTAAATTGGCAGCCTAAAGGGGCAGAGCAGGATATCTTTTGGTTAAGTGAGATTGAATCTTTTACACAAGGTGTCGCGATTCGTGGTGGTGTACCGATTTGTTACCCTTGGTTTGGAGGTGTTAAACAACCTTCACACGGTACAGCGCGTTTACGTTTGTGGCAATTGAGTGATTATGATCTCCAAGCGAATAAAGTGCGGTTAGAATTTTCACTGTTTTCTGGATATGGTGTGATTGAAGCCAAAATGAAAATGGAATTTACCGATAAATGCACAATGACTTTAACGCATTTAGGGCAAGAACCTGCTCAAGCCGCATTGCACAGCTATTTTAATATCGGTGATATTTCACAAATTGAAGTCCAAAATTTACCAAACCGTTGTTATGACTCATTACAAGGTAAATATACAGAAGTACCTGCAACTCGCAGAATTGAACAGGGCGTAGATTGTATTTATTCATTAGAAGAAAATAAAACATTGTTGGTGGATAAAACATTTAATCGACGTATTCAAATTACCCATCATCATGCAGATTCAATTGTTCTATGGAATCCTTGGGAGAAAACACCAAGTGCGATGCAACCAGAAGGATATAGAACAATGGTATGTATTGAAACCGCAAGATTAGAAAAATTGCTTCAATTTGGAGAGAGCATTTCAGCTGAAATAAGTGCTTTAACCACTGATATTTAA
- the thiI gene encoding tRNA uracil 4-sulfurtransferase ThiI translates to MKFIVKLFPEIMIKSETVRKRFAKILTSNIRNILQKYDEETAVVRHWDYIEVRSKNEANREELIALLQRIPGIHHFLEVEEKPFTDLHHIFELTLADVASKLENKTFCVRVKRKGKHDFSSIEAERYIGGGLNQHIESAKVRLKNPDVTVRIDIEDDKMMLVRARHVGLGGYPIGTQEDVLSLISGGFDSGVSSYMLIRRGSRVHYCFFNLGGAAHEIGVKQMAYHIWNRYSSSHKVRFIAIPFEGVVGEILEKVDNGQMGVVLKRMMVRAASKVAQRFDIQAIVTGEALGQVSSQTLTNLRLIDEASDALVLRPLITHDKEQIIAMAKEIGTDDIAKSMPEFCGVISKNPTIKAVREKILEEENHFDFGVLESAVENAQYLDIRQIAEETEKEVVEVDTISVLGENDIILDIRSPEETDENPFESDEHQVMQLPFYKLSSQFGSLDQSKNYVLYCERGVMSKLQALYLKEKGFTNVRVFGKK, encoded by the coding sequence ATGAAATTTATCGTTAAACTTTTTCCTGAAATTATGATTAAAAGCGAAACCGTGCGTAAGCGTTTCGCGAAAATTTTGACCTCTAATATCCGCAATATTTTACAGAAATATGATGAAGAAACGGCTGTTGTTCGTCATTGGGATTACATTGAAGTTCGCTCAAAAAATGAAGCCAATCGTGAAGAGTTGATTGCGCTTTTACAACGAATTCCAGGGATTCATCATTTTTTAGAAGTAGAAGAAAAACCGTTTACCGATTTACATCATATCTTTGAGTTGACCTTAGCGGATGTTGCCTCTAAACTTGAAAACAAAACCTTTTGCGTGCGTGTAAAACGCAAAGGGAAACATGATTTCAGTTCCATTGAAGCAGAACGTTATATCGGTGGTGGGTTAAATCAGCATATTGAAAGTGCAAAAGTACGTTTAAAAAATCCTGATGTAACTGTTCGCATTGATATTGAAGATGACAAAATGATGCTAGTGAGAGCTCGTCATGTTGGTCTTGGTGGTTATCCAATTGGGACGCAAGAAGACGTGCTTTCATTGATTTCTGGTGGCTTTGACTCAGGCGTATCCAGTTATATGCTTATTCGTCGTGGTTCTCGTGTGCATTATTGTTTCTTCAATTTAGGTGGGGCTGCTCACGAAATTGGTGTGAAACAAATGGCTTACCATATTTGGAATCGTTATAGTTCATCACATAAAGTCCGTTTTATTGCCATTCCTTTTGAAGGTGTAGTGGGCGAGATTTTAGAGAAAGTCGATAACGGCCAAATGGGCGTCGTGTTAAAACGAATGATGGTGCGTGCTGCAAGTAAAGTTGCACAACGTTTTGATATTCAAGCTATCGTTACCGGCGAAGCACTCGGACAGGTTTCAAGCCAAACTTTAACCAATTTACGTTTAATTGATGAAGCATCTGATGCGTTAGTATTACGTCCACTCATTACCCATGATAAAGAACAAATTATCGCGATGGCGAAAGAGATCGGCACAGATGATATTGCTAAATCAATGCCGGAATTCTGCGGGGTGATTTCTAAAAATCCAACGATTAAAGCGGTACGTGAAAAAATTCTTGAAGAAGAAAATCACTTTGATTTTGGCGTGTTGGAAAGTGCGGTTGAAAATGCACAATATTTAGATATTCGCCAAATTGCAGAAGAAACAGAGAAAGAAGTGGTGGAAGTGGATACCATTTCGGTGCTTGGTGAAAATGATATTATTTTAGATATTCGCAGCCCAGAAGAGACAGATGAAAATCCATTTGAATCAGACGAGCATCAAGTGATGCAATTGCCGTTTTACAAATTATCTTCACAATTCGGCTCATTAGATCAAAGTAAAAACTATGTGCTTTATTGTGAACGAGGCGTGATGAGTAAACTGCAAGCGCTTTATTTAAAAGAAAAAGGTTTCACGAATGTGAGAGTTTTCGGGAAAAAATAA
- a CDS encoding gluconeogenesis factor YvcK family protein: MSDLSRHSRHEHLDEIKHIVAIGGGHGLGRVLSALSFMKERLTGIVTTTDNGGSTGRIRQEQGGIAWGDLRNCLNQIVIEPSTASALFEYRFTGEGELSGHNLGNLMLKALEDMHIRPIEAINLIRELLKVKSHIIPMSEESVHLAASLGSGSSIVGEVSIDNLTELPQSLFLVPMVKAAQEAIQALEQAEVILLGPGSFMTSIMPPLLLPELATALRNSKAKVIFIDNLGVEIGAASHLSLADRIQKINEIVGAPVINGAITPYREKSAVDLSAISPVKILAKRLNADDISYRHDRTLLAKAIDELVGELDYE; this comes from the coding sequence ATGTCTGATTTATCTCGTCACAGCCGTCATGAACATTTAGACGAAATCAAACATATTGTTGCCATTGGTGGTGGTCATGGATTAGGGCGTGTATTATCAGCGCTGAGTTTTATGAAAGAGCGTTTAACTGGTATTGTCACCACCACAGATAACGGCGGTTCTACTGGCCGAATTCGCCAAGAACAAGGTGGTATTGCGTGGGGCGATCTACGTAATTGCTTAAACCAAATCGTCATTGAGCCAAGTACAGCCTCCGCATTATTTGAATACCGCTTTACTGGCGAAGGTGAACTTTCTGGGCATAATTTAGGCAATTTAATGCTCAAAGCCTTAGAAGATATGCATATTCGCCCTATTGAAGCCATTAACTTAATTCGTGAATTACTCAAAGTAAAATCTCACATTATTCCCATGTCAGAAGAATCTGTTCATCTTGCCGCGAGTTTAGGTTCAGGCTCCAGCATTGTCGGTGAAGTGAGCATTGATAATTTAACAGAATTACCCCAATCACTTTTCTTAGTGCCTATGGTTAAAGCCGCACAAGAAGCCATCCAAGCATTGGAGCAAGCGGAAGTCATTTTACTCGGTCCAGGAAGTTTCATGACGAGTATTATGCCACCATTATTATTACCTGAATTAGCGACTGCCCTGCGTAATAGCAAAGCGAAAGTAATTTTTATTGATAATTTAGGAGTAGAAATTGGCGCCGCCTCTCATCTATCGTTGGCTGATCGTATTCAAAAAATAAATGAAATCGTCGGAGCCCCTGTCATTAATGGCGCCATTACCCCTTATCGCGAAAAAAGTGCGGTCGATTTGTCTGCGATTTCTCCTGTTAAAATCTTGGCTAAACGCTTGAATGCAGATGATATCAGCTATCGTCATGACCGAACGTTACTTGCCAAAGCTATCGATGAATTAGTGGGTGAATTAGATTACGAATAA
- a CDS encoding FMN-dependent NADH-azoreductase, translating to MNVLVLKSSILAGNSQSNKLADYTIEKLNGHHIVVRDLAAQQLPHFDATAATAVRGEPKTAEENALLALSDELVTELKAADIIVIGAPMYNLGIPTQLKSYFDFIARPRVTFQYTANGPEGLLKDKKAIVLASFGGMYDENNNVTNYLKAILGFVGITDVQFAYAKGIGLGAEAIEKAQRSARNKIDEIVASL from the coding sequence ATGAACGTATTAGTATTAAAATCAAGCATCCTTGCTGGTAACTCTCAAAGCAATAAATTAGCCGATTACACTATTGAAAAATTAAATGGCCACCACATTGTGGTACGTGATTTAGCGGCGCAACAACTACCCCATTTTGATGCAACGGCGGCAACTGCGGTACGTGGCGAACCTAAAACAGCGGAAGAAAATGCACTTTTAGCGCTATCAGATGAATTAGTCACTGAATTAAAGGCTGCGGATATTATTGTAATTGGTGCGCCAATGTATAACTTAGGCATCCCAACACAACTTAAATCTTACTTTGATTTTATCGCTCGCCCTCGTGTGACATTCCAATACACTGCAAATGGTCCTGAAGGTTTACTTAAAGATAAAAAAGCGATTGTATTAGCAAGCTTTGGTGGCATGTATGATGAAAACAACAATGTGACGAATTACTTAAAAGCGATTTTAGGTTTTGTTGGCATCACCGATGTTCAGTTTGCTTATGCAAAAGGTATCGGATTAGGTGCTGAAGCGATTGAAAAAGCACAACGTTCAGCAAGAAATAAAATTGATGAAATCGTTGCCTCTCTCTAA
- the xseB gene encoding exodeoxyribonuclease VII small subunit, with the protein MARKPANAEPDFETTLAQLETIVTKLESGELPLEDALKEFENGIKLAQLGQERLQQAEQRIQILLQKSETAPLSDYQGDE; encoded by the coding sequence ATGGCGCGTAAACCAGCAAATGCTGAACCTGATTTTGAAACAACACTTGCACAATTAGAAACCATTGTGACAAAACTTGAAAGTGGTGAATTACCATTGGAAGATGCGCTGAAAGAATTTGAAAACGGCATTAAATTGGCTCAACTTGGTCAAGAACGCTTACAACAAGCTGAACAACGTATTCAAATTTTGTTACAAAAAAGCGAAACCGCCCCATTAAGTGATTATCAAGGGGACGAGTAA